A stretch of DNA from Candidatus Nezhaarchaeota archaeon:
GCTCTATACCCTCTCCTCCAATTCTTTAAACTTACCCAAAATTCCGGATGGTCTCACAATCAGAACTATTAGTATTGCTGCAAGGTACACCACTGCCATCCATTCAGGAGCGAATAAAGTAGCTGTAATGGTCTGGGCGTATCCAAGGATGAAGCCCGCTGCTACAGCACCCCAAATACTTTCTAGGCCCCCTAAGACCGACACAGCTAAGACTATGAGCAAAACTTCGTAGCCGACATTTATTGAGATAATTCCCAATGGCAAGACCGCAATAGCAGCCACTGTAGCTAGCGCTGATCCAAAGGCAACGCTTAGCATCGCCGTCCAGTCGGAGCTTATCCCAAAGGTTAAAGCAGTGCGCTCCTCTTGAGCTATCGCCCTGAAGGATAGGCCGATCCTGGTGTGATGCGTAAAGAACCACAAGAAGAGGAAGAGGGCCAGCCCAATGCCGACGATAATGAGGCGATGATAGTCTACAACCACCCCGCCTATCTCAACGCCGCCCTTTATGAAGAAGGGCAGGTTAAACTCGTAGGTAACAAACCCAGCCCAGCGGAAGAATTCCAGTATTGCAACTCCGATGGCGAAAGTAGCGATGACTTCTGACAAGACCATCCCCCTGACCCTTAGCAACACTGCCCAGTACAGGAGGGCACCAAGGAGACCCGTCATAATTATTGATAGTAAAATAGCCACGGGGTATGGAAGTCTTAGGTGATTGAGCAGTAACCAAGTGGTGTAACCACCAAATAGGTAAAAGCCTCCATAAGCGAAGTTAGCTACTCTACTTACACCGAAGGTAACACTAAAACCTAAGGTCATTAGGGCCAAGATAACGCTATTTATTAGACCATATATTAGCACGTTGAGCAATAGTAACATCCTGTTGACACCCCCAGTTGCAGTTATTAATAAAAAGCATAGTGGAGTTTTAATTTTTACTTCATACCTTCATGTAGGGTGGAAGCTCTATTTTTCCCTCAGCAACTACTTCAGGGAACACGACCATCCTCTTTCTTGGCTTAACCCACTGGAAAGCACAACCTATGGCTGTTTCACGGGGGTCGAGACCGTAAACAACTTGATGATCCTTAGCGAACCTAATCCTACCGATAACGCCCATCGTGTCTGTCTTCTTAAGCGCATCGACTACGGCGTCTGAATCGAGAGTGCCCGCTCGCTCAATAGCCTCAACTAAGACGTAGACTGCATCATAGGAAGGGCCAGGGCCATGACCACTAAGCCTAACTCTCAGGTCCTCGCCCCACCTTTTTCCATAAGCTCTATTGTACCTAACAGATTTCGGGATTGCCTTCACCGGAATTGGTCCAACTTCAAACACAAATTGCACCATCCCTTCTACCTCTCCTTCAAAAACATCCCAAGCATTCTCAGGAGCTGTGGGGCTAATGAAGCCACAGATAAGGGCAGGCACCTTCATTGCTCGCGCTTGCTTTAATAGTATGCCAGCTTGAGGCATGTCGAATACAGGTATAATAACTTGAGCCTTCTCCGCCATTGCTTTTGTTAAGGAGGCGGAGAAGTCAGTGGCACCTGTTGGATAGGCATCGTATCCTACTACCTTCCAGCCGTCCCTTA
This window harbors:
- a CDS encoding branched-chain amino acid ABC transporter permease; this encodes MLLLLNVLIYGLINSVILALMTLGFSVTFGVSRVANFAYGGFYLFGGYTTWLLLNHLRLPYPVAILLSIIMTGLLGALLYWAVLLRVRGMVLSEVIATFAIGVAILEFFRWAGFVTYEFNLPFFIKGGVEIGGVVVDYHRLIIVGIGLALFLFLWFFTHHTRIGLSFRAIAQEERTALTFGISSDWTAMLSVAFGSALATVAAIAVLPLGIISINVGYEVLLIVLAVSVLGGLESIWGAVAAGFILGYAQTITATLFAPEWMAVVYLAAILIVLIVRPSGILGKFKELEERV